The following are encoded together in the Glycine max cultivar Williams 82 chromosome 8, Glycine_max_v4.0, whole genome shotgun sequence genome:
- the LOC100802666 gene encoding F-box/kelch-repeat protein At3g06240: MVLPQDLITEILLRLPVKSLVRFKSVCKSWLFLISDPRFAKSHFELAAALADRILFIASSAPELRSIDFNASLHDDSASVAVTVDLPAPKPYFHFVEIIGSCRGFILLHCLSHLCVWNPTTGVHKVVPLSPIFFNKDAVFFTLLCGFGYDPSTDDYLVVHACYNPKHQANCAEIFSLRANAWKGIEGIHFPYTHFRYTNRYNQFGSFLNGAIHWLAFRINASINVIVAFDLVERSFSEMHLPVEFDYGKLNFCHLGVLGEPPSLYAVVGYNHSIEMWAMKEYKVQSSWTKSIVISVDGFAIRSFFPVCSTKSGDIVGTNVIPGLMKCNDKGELQELRTYCDSPYPSEVAVYTESLFSLPCDSK; encoded by the coding sequence atGGTGCTTCCGCAAGATTTGATAACTGAAATCCTGTTAAGATTGCCGGTGAAGTCTCTAGTTCGTTTCAAGAGCGTGTGCAAGTCATGGCTTTTTCTGATATCTGATCCCCGCTTTGCAAAATCACATTTTGAACTAGCTGCAGCACTTGCAGATAgaattttgttcattgcatctTCTGCTCCTGAACTCCGGTCCATAGACTTCAACGCATCACTTCATGATGACTCTGCCTCTGTTGCAGTAACGGTGGACCTTCCTGCCCCCAAACCCTATTTTCACTTTGTTGAAATAATAGGTTCCTGCAGAGGCTTTATACTTTTGCACTGTTTATCCCATCTTTGTGTGTGGAATCCAACCACTGGTGTCCACAAAGTTGTACCTTTGTCacctatttttttcaataaggaTGCGGTGTTTTTTACGCTTCTTTGTGGTTTTGGATATGACCCATCAACGGATGATTACTTGGTGGTTCATGCATGCTACAACCCAAAACATCAAGCAAACTGCGCCGAGATTTTCTCACTCAGAGCtaatgcgtggaaaggaattgaGGGCATCCATTTTCCTTATACCCATTTTCGTTATACCAACAGATATAACCAATTTGGGTCGTTCTTGAATGGTGCTATTCATTGGTTGGCTTTTCGCATTAATGCATCAATTAATGTTATTGTTGCCTTTGATTTGGTGGAAAGAAGTTTTTCAGAGATGCATCTGCCAGTTGAATTTGATTATGGCAAACTTAATTTTTGTCATTTGGGGGTACTTGGAGAACCGCCTAGTCTATATGCTGTTGTGGGGTACAACCATTCAATAGAAATGTGGGCAATGAAAGAATACAAAGTGCAGTCGTCTTGGACTAAGAGTATTGTTATTTCTGTTGATGGCTTTGCTATTCGGTCCTTCTTTCCGGTATGCTCTACAAAAAGTGGTGATATTGTTGGAACAAATGTCATACCTGGATTGATGAAATGTAATGACAAGGGAGAACTGCAAGAACTTCGAACCTACTGTGATAGTCCATATCCATCCGAGGTGGCTGTGTATACAGAGTCTCTATTTTCACTCCCTTGTGATAGTAAGTGA